In Pseudomonadota bacterium, a single window of DNA contains:
- a CDS encoding D-glycerate dehydrogenase: MDKARVIVTRRWPQAVEQILQRRFDVKLNERDVAMSFAELQQALREADALCPTVTDAITAELLDTAPRRTRLIANYGVGFNHIDIAAARAQGLTVTNTPDALTDCTADLAMTLLLMAARRAGEGERELRAGAWQGWRPTHMLGAKVTGKTLGLVGFGRIARAMAHKAHFGFGMRIVFHTRTPPPAEICKALGATSFAQLDDMLAASDFVSLHCPGGAATRHLINGARLAAMRKHAFLINTARGDVVDHDALVEALRERHIAGAGLDVYVGEPRVPPALLGLDNVVLLPHLGSATEETRIAMGMRVIDNLDDFFEGRVPRDRVV; encoded by the coding sequence ATGGACAAAGCGAGAGTGATCGTGACGCGGCGTTGGCCGCAGGCGGTCGAGCAGATATTGCAGCGCCGCTTCGACGTCAAGCTCAACGAGCGCGACGTGGCGATGAGCTTCGCCGAACTCCAGCAGGCGCTGCGTGAAGCCGATGCGCTGTGCCCGACCGTCACCGACGCCATCACGGCCGAACTGCTGGACACCGCACCCAGGCGTACCCGACTCATTGCCAACTACGGCGTCGGCTTCAATCACATCGACATCGCCGCCGCACGCGCCCAGGGTCTCACCGTCACCAATACGCCCGATGCCTTGACCGATTGCACCGCCGATTTGGCCATGACGCTGCTGTTGATGGCGGCGCGACGCGCCGGTGAAGGCGAACGCGAGCTGCGTGCCGGCGCGTGGCAAGGCTGGCGGCCGACCCACATGCTCGGCGCCAAGGTGACGGGCAAGACCCTGGGCCTGGTCGGTTTCGGGCGCATTGCGCGCGCCATGGCGCACAAGGCGCATTTTGGTTTCGGTATGCGCATCGTGTTCCACACGCGCACCCCGCCGCCCGCCGAGATCTGCAAGGCCTTGGGCGCGACGTCCTTCGCGCAACTCGACGACATGCTGGCCGCCTCCGACTTCGTGTCCCTGCACTGTCCGGGCGGCGCGGCGACGCGCCATCTCATCAACGGCGCGCGCCTCGCGGCCATGCGCAAGCATGCCTTCCTCATCAATACCGCGCGCGGTGACGTGGTCGACCACGACGCCTTGGTCGAAGCGCTGCGCGAGCGGCACATCGCCGGCGCCGGCCTCGATGTCTACGTCGGCGAACCGCGGGTGCCGCCCGCCCTGCTCGGTCTCGACAACGTGGTGCTGCTGCCGCATCTCGGCAGCGCCACCGAGGAAACCCGCATCGCCATGGGCATGCGCGTGATCGACAATCTCGATGACTTCTTCGAAGGGCGCGTGCCGCGCGATCGCGTGGTGTGA
- a CDS encoding CoA ester lyase: MARSLSLPLRSCRLSFTYFPSVPARLARSVLVIPGSCPQWFEGALHSEADYVLLDCADTVAPGDKLAARANIIGALTSFDWRAHGKTLCVRINGLDTRYMYRDVIELLEQAGAHIDTLLVPRVGVAADLYMLDCLLTQIEMNCDLSERIGIEASIETTLGLSHVEEIARASPRLEALHFGSADLAASCRARTVSVGGLNPDYPGDQWHAAMQRVLVACRAHGLRAIDGPYGDVQDADGYRAAARRGAALGFEGKWALHEVQVSLANEVMTPPDVDVECARRILAAIEEAVHAGRGVAQLDGHTIDAASAHMAENLVRQADAIAARLR, translated from the coding sequence ATGGCGCGGTCCCTGTCGCTGCCACTCCGGAGTTGCCGTTTGAGCTTTACCTATTTTCCCAGCGTGCCGGCACGGCTCGCGCGCAGCGTATTGGTCATTCCCGGCAGCTGTCCCCAGTGGTTCGAGGGGGCGCTGCATTCCGAAGCCGATTACGTGCTGCTCGATTGTGCCGATACGGTCGCGCCCGGCGACAAGCTCGCGGCGCGGGCCAATATCATCGGCGCGTTGACGTCGTTCGATTGGCGCGCGCATGGCAAGACCCTGTGCGTGCGCATCAACGGTCTCGACACGCGCTACATGTATCGCGACGTCATCGAACTGCTTGAACAGGCGGGTGCGCATATCGACACCCTGCTGGTGCCGCGCGTCGGCGTGGCGGCCGATCTGTACATGCTCGATTGCCTGTTGACGCAGATTGAAATGAATTGCGATCTGAGCGAGCGCATTGGTATCGAGGCGTCGATCGAAACCACCTTGGGTCTGTCCCACGTTGAAGAAATCGCACGCGCCAGTCCACGACTCGAGGCCTTGCATTTCGGCAGCGCGGACCTTGCCGCGAGTTGTCGTGCGCGCACGGTGTCGGTGGGCGGCCTCAACCCCGATTACCCCGGCGACCAGTGGCATGCCGCCATGCAGCGCGTGCTGGTCGCCTGTCGAGCCCACGGCCTGCGCGCCATCGACGGGCCCTACGGCGATGTGCAGGACGCCGATGGCTACCGGGCGGCGGCGCGACGCGGCGCGGCGCTCGGCTTCGAAGGCAAGTGGGCATTGCACGAAGTGCAGGTGAGCCTGGCCAACGAAGTGATGACGCCGCCCGACGTGGATGTCGAATGCGCGCGGCGCATTCTCGCCGCCATCGAGGAAGCGGTGCACGCCGGCCGTGGCGTCGCGCAACTCGATGGTCATACGATCGACGCGGCCTCGGCGCACATGGCCGAGAATCTCGTGCGGCAGGCCGACGCCATCGCCGCGCGGCTGCGCTGA
- a CDS encoding aminotransferase class V-fold PLP-dependent enzyme, with protein sequence MDVPLEDHRAGDFPDFAKPLFEDIKKIFQTTAGQVFIFNASGTGGWEAAITNTLSPGDGVLQSRFGQFSHLWAELCRKHAMEVTLVEAPWGEAVPYDRYAEILANDKGHRIKAVLVTHNETATGVTSDIKRVRRILDDLKHPALLMVDGVSAIGCIDFRMDEWGVDIAVSGSQKGLMLPTGLGLVGVSQKALEWRKTAKCHRAYFDFDDQLRMNADGWFPYTPAMTLIRGLRESINMLLEEGLPNVYARHARYAEAVRKGVAAWGLSLCARDPASYSNTVSAIVVPEGKNANDVVKNAYARYNLSLGGGLGDVAGKVFRIGHMGDLNEIMVLSALAGTEMALRDSGIDVVPGSGVGAASEFLRTTYKSA encoded by the coding sequence ATGGACGTACCGCTCGAAGATCATCGTGCCGGCGACTTCCCGGATTTCGCCAAGCCCCTGTTCGAGGACATCAAGAAGATCTTCCAGACCACGGCCGGCCAGGTGTTCATTTTCAATGCCTCCGGCACCGGTGGCTGGGAAGCGGCCATCACCAATACCTTGTCGCCGGGCGATGGCGTGTTGCAATCGCGCTTCGGCCAGTTCAGCCACCTGTGGGCGGAGCTGTGTCGCAAGCACGCCATGGAAGTGACGCTGGTCGAAGCGCCGTGGGGCGAAGCGGTGCCCTACGACCGTTACGCCGAGATCCTCGCCAACGACAAGGGGCACCGCATCAAGGCGGTGCTGGTCACGCACAACGAGACCGCCACCGGTGTAACCAGCGACATCAAGCGCGTGCGCAGGATACTCGATGATCTCAAGCATCCGGCATTGCTCATGGTAGACGGCGTCAGCGCCATCGGCTGCATCGATTTCCGCATGGACGAGTGGGGCGTGGACATCGCGGTGTCCGGCTCGCAGAAGGGCCTCATGCTGCCTACCGGCCTGGGCCTGGTCGGCGTCAGCCAGAAGGCGCTGGAATGGCGCAAGACCGCCAAGTGTCATCGCGCCTATTTCGACTTCGACGACCAGCTGCGCATGAATGCCGACGGCTGGTTCCCCTACACGCCGGCCATGACCTTGATTCGCGGTTTGCGCGAATCGATCAACATGCTGCTCGAAGAAGGCCTGCCGAATGTCTACGCGCGCCATGCGCGTTACGCCGAGGCGGTGCGCAAGGGCGTGGCAGCGTGGGGCCTTTCGCTTTGCGCGCGTGACCCGGCCAGCTATTCGAATACCGTCAGCGCCATCGTGGTGCCGGAAGGCAAGAACGCCAACGACGTGGTGAAGAACGCCTACGCGCGTTACAACCTGTCGCTGGGCGGCGGCCTCGGTGACGTGGCGGGCAAGGTGTTCCGCATCGGTCACATGGGCGACTTGAACGAGATCATGGTGCTGTCGGCGCTGGCCGGTACCGAGATGGCGCTGCGAGACAGCGGCATCGACGTGGTGCCGGGCAGCGGCGTCGGCGCCGCGTCGGAGTTCCTGCGGACTACGTACAAGTCCGCCTGA
- a CDS encoding O-succinylhomoserine sulfhydrylase, protein MVDYDDELGLATLACHAGRLRTAEMEQSEALFLSSSFCFESAAQAAARFAGTEDGNVYSRFTNPTVRTFEQRLAAMEGGERCVATASGMSAILSLAMSVLSAGDHVVASRSVFGTTVNLFKNVLGRFGISTTFVDMTSVEAWRDALQPNTRMLFAETPSNPLTEVCDIAALATLAQQQGALLAVDNCFCTPVLQQPLKLGADVVIHSATKYLDGQGRCLGGAIVGAEKLINDKVFPFLRNAGPTMSPFNAWVFLKGLETLAIRMQRHSQSAARVAAWLNEHDKVARVHYPGLAGHPQHALARRQQKDFGGIVSFEVADRAAAWHIIDTLKFFSITANLGDAKSIVTHPATTTHGRVSQAERDEMGIREGLIRLSIGLEDADDLVADLAQALASLP, encoded by the coding sequence ATGGTGGATTACGACGACGAGCTTGGACTGGCGACGCTGGCCTGTCATGCCGGCCGCCTGCGCACCGCCGAGATGGAGCAGAGTGAGGCGCTGTTCCTGTCATCGAGTTTTTGTTTCGAATCGGCCGCACAGGCCGCGGCACGTTTCGCCGGCACCGAGGACGGCAATGTCTACAGCCGCTTCACCAACCCCACGGTGCGCACTTTCGAGCAGCGTCTGGCGGCGATGGAAGGCGGTGAACGCTGCGTGGCGACCGCCTCGGGCATGAGCGCCATCTTGAGTCTCGCGATGTCGGTGCTGTCGGCCGGCGATCACGTGGTCGCCTCGCGCAGCGTGTTCGGCACCACCGTCAACCTGTTCAAGAACGTGCTCGGTCGCTTCGGCATCAGCACCACGTTCGTCGACATGACATCGGTCGAGGCGTGGCGTGATGCCCTCCAGCCCAATACGCGCATGCTGTTCGCCGAGACGCCGTCGAATCCGCTCACGGAAGTGTGCGACATCGCGGCCTTGGCCACGCTCGCGCAACAGCAGGGTGCGCTGCTCGCGGTCGACAACTGTTTCTGCACGCCGGTGCTGCAACAGCCGCTCAAGCTCGGCGCCGATGTCGTCATTCATTCCGCCACCAAGTATCTCGATGGCCAGGGCCGTTGCCTCGGCGGCGCCATCGTCGGTGCGGAAAAGCTCATCAACGACAAGGTCTTTCCGTTCCTGCGCAACGCCGGTCCGACCATGAGCCCGTTCAATGCCTGGGTGTTCCTGAAGGGACTGGAAACCTTGGCCATCCGCATGCAGCGTCATAGCCAGAGCGCGGCGCGGGTCGCGGCCTGGTTGAACGAGCATGACAAGGTCGCGCGCGTGCATTACCCGGGGCTCGCCGGTCACCCTCAGCACGCACTCGCGCGGCGTCAGCAGAAGGATTTCGGCGGCATCGTCAGCTTCGAGGTGGCCGACCGCGCGGCGGCCTGGCACATCATCGATACGCTGAAATTCTTTTCCATCACGGCCAACCTCGGCGACGCCAAGAGCATCGTCACCCATCCCGCCACCACCACCCACGGGCGCGTGAGCCAGGCCGAACGGGACGAGATGGGCATACGTGAGGGCTTGATACGCCTGTCGATCGGACTCGAGGACGCGGATGACCTGGTGGCCGATCTCGCGCAGGCGCTGGCCTCCCTGCCCTAG